A DNA window from Tachysurus fulvidraco isolate hzauxx_2018 chromosome 4, HZAU_PFXX_2.0, whole genome shotgun sequence contains the following coding sequences:
- the kdm2aa gene encoding lysine (K)-specific demethylase 2Aa isoform X8, translated as MEDLNPRYSKRLRSGTRRRYHDDGISDDEIEGKRTFDLEEKVYSDRFGFDRIKRMEGKDFTFEFIQRGGLRDPIIFERPDGLGIKMPGSDFTVNDVKMYVGSRRMIDVMDVATQKDTEMSMAQWRRYYETPPSQREKLYNVISLEFSHTKLENLVRRPATVDIIDWVDNMWPRHLKERQRDSTNSILEMQYPKVQKYCLMSVQGCYTDFHIDFGGTSVWYHILRGCKVFWLIPPTPQNLELYENWVLSGKQGDIFLGDRATDCQRIELKQGFTFIIPSGWIHAVYTPLDTLVFGGNFLHSFNIPMQLNICSIEDRTRVAAKFRYPFFYEMCWYVLERYVYSLTNTSYLIPEFQKHSLGIGLKREFSSSEALNGHVKDEDDPPSPPTRPGMKVHMTPFELEGLSNLLGKLESLPSHKKCVPAGIHNAPALLHDMRALLNEHTNDNPKLSYTGRPIVKWPKRPSWYQPPPPPAPVGRPKLATTPILPRPTKPASAMSALRRRRVRCKRCEACRRPECGECNFCRDMKKFGGPGKLKQTCVLRQCLAPGLPLSAVCEICEEGNQDPGEELMECSNCAQIAHPGCLKVAGDGLVNKDLPSCWECPKCVLGKDTDSESSGSGDDLTTQDGSGGLRGGAWHGVGRPPSSLSHGPLQKQVAAPEQRLRKRSKLEGNKLLKRKSSSLDHRVAKIYRRHGMDSGSDDEDGEGRRRLSLHSRGAISARRGFGSSRRGLLRGSSHRGGRGMTTNSSSLKMRRGLGARGERGGRVRLRGGSKMQRRRYETEDDDDDDDDDDDDDDDEEEEEDESEEERHMGRHEREHRSRRRRRRGEDDDEDEDDESEEQDFDGEDEEMEDLDDGAEEDDDEGENHSDSEPDPPVLFVADLNDELLNGSYLTVTLQRPSKAKRDPGSIVPKLEAAMSPCTPGNADLLQRKSLNKFRQKNGSTVSTGNGLSQPKASQALGRHTRHRSLNLDGRASPSSTSSRSSISPPPPPPLISTAGFSPPSLLTHPSFRDVGNEPGCEKEVWVSVFRYLSRTDLAVCMRVCKAWYKWFYDKRLWTRIDFSRCRSLSGQAVSAIIKRQPITLDLSWTPVSKKQITCLIHYLPGLKDLIMSGCSSSTLLGLSSQSLPCLRTLDLSWAESIKDAQLRDLLAPSGSENRSRLKGVLTLRLSGLDLSDSTLKLIIKHMPLLRRLDLSHCPVLTDQSISLLAAIGSNTRSTLREITLAGCNKLTDACLNYMKRLSALTLLDLRGCKGITRHGCENFISDLSYCTFFCLTEDKLIQRIS; from the exons ATTTTACATTTGAGTTCATCCAGAGAGGCGGGCTAAGAGATCCAATTATCTTTGAACGACCAGATGGACTTGGAATCAA aatgCCAGGTTCAGACTTCACTGTGAACGATGTGAAGATGTATGTGG GCAGTCGGCGAATGATTGACGTGATGGATGTGGCCACTCAGAAGGATACAGAGATGTCTATGGCACAGTGGAGGCGATACTACGAGACCCCGCCTTCTCAGAGAGAGAAGCTGTACAATGTCATCAGCTTGGAGTTTAGCCACACCAAACTAGAAAATTTAGTCAGGAGACCTGCAACG GTGGATATAATAGATTGGGTGGATAATATGTGGCCACGACACTTAAAGGAAAGGCAAAGAGACTCCACCAACTCCATCCTTGAAATGCAGTACCCTAAAGTGCAAAA ATACTGTCTGATGAGCGTGCAGGGCTGTTACACAGACTTCCACATAGACTTTGGAGGCACATCTGTGTGGTACCACATACTGCGAGGATGCAAg GTATTTTGGTTGATTCCTCCGACACCACAGAACCTGGAGCTCTATGAGAACTGGGTGCTGTCTGGAAAGCAAGGCGACATCTTCCTTGGAGACAGGGCTACAGATTGTCAACGGATTGAGCTCAAGCAGGGCTTTACGTTTATTATCCCATCAG GTTGGATTCATGCAGTGTATACTCCTTTGGACACTCTTGTGTTTGGTGGAAATTTCCTACATAGTTTTAACATCCCCATGCAGCTTAATATCTGCAGCATTGAAGACAGGACACGG GTGGCTGCTAAATTTCGCTACCCTTTTTTTTATGAGATGTGTTGGTATGTGCTGGAACGGTATGTGTACAGTCTGACCAACACCTCCTACCTCATCCCTGAGTTTCAGAAACACTCTCTAGGCATCG gcCTTAAGCGAGAATTTTCTAGTTCTGAAGCATTGAATGGTCATGTAAAGGATGAAGATGATCCTCCCTCTCCTCCAACTCGGCCAGGGATGAAAGTTCACATGACTCCTTTTGAGCTGGAAGGTTTATCGAATTTGCTCGGAAAACTAGAATCTCTTCCCTCACACAAAAAATGTGTCCCTGCAGGAATACACAATGCACCTGCCTTGCTCCATGACATGCGG GCATTACTTAATGAACACACCAATGATAACCCTAAACTTTCATACACTGGAAGACCCATTGTTAAATGGCCAAAGAGG CCCTCCTGGTACCAGCCTCCCCCGCCCCCTGCCCCAGTAGGTCGTCCCAAATTAGCCACCACCCCAATCCTCCCTCGTCCAACAAAGCCAGCATCAGCAATGTCAGCACTGCGGCGGCGGCGCGTGCGCTGTAAGCGTTGTGAGGCATGTCGAAGGCCAGAATGTGGCGAGTGCAATTTCTGCAGAGATATGAAGAAATTTGGTGGCCCTGGCAAACTGAAACAGACATGTGTCCTTCGTCAGTGTCTTGCT CCTGGCTTACCTCTCTCAGCGGTATGTGAAATTTGTGAAGAAGGGAACCAGGATCCTGGAGAAGAACTCATGGAATGCTCCAACTGTGCACAAATTGCTCATCCTGGCTGCTTAAAG gtGGCAGGTGATGGTTTAGTTAACAAAGATCTGCCCAGTTGCTGGGAATGTCCCAAATGTGTCCTGGGCAAAGACACGGACTCTGAG TCATCGGGCAGCGGTGATGACCTCACGACTCAGGATGGGTCGGGGGGGCTGAGGGGCGGGGCGTGGCACGGGGTCGGGCGGCCCCCTTCCTCTCTGTCACATGGGCCGCTACAGAAACAAGTGGCGGCCCCAGAGCAGCGGCTCAGGAAGAGG agCAAATTGGAAGGAAACAAATTGCTT AAACGCAAGTCATCCTCTCTTGATCATCGTGTGGCTAAGATCTATCGCAGACATGGAATGGATTCAGGCAGTGATGATGAGGATGGAGAAGGAAGAAGGCGGCTCTCTCTCCACTCAAGGGGTGCAATATCTGCTCGCCGTGGATTTGGGTCCAGTAGGCGGGGCCTGTTAAGAGGCTCATCACATCGAGGGGGCAGAGGGATGACCACAAATTCCTCCTCCCTGAAAATGAGGCGCGGACTTGGTGCAAGGGGTGAGCGGGGAGGTCGTGTTCGTTTACGAGGGGGGTCCAAAATGCAGCGGAGGCGTTATGAAACAGAggacgacgacgacgatgacgacgacgatgatgatgacgatgatgatgaggaggaggaagaggatgaaaGTGAAGAAGAAAGACACATGGGCAGGCATGAAAGGGAACACCGTTCACGACGGCGGCGCCGCAGAGGTGAAGATGATGACGAAGATGAGGACGATGAAAGTGAAGAACAAGACTTTGATGGAGAGGATGAAGAGATGGAGGACCTGGATGATGGAGcggaggaagatgatgatgagggtgaAAACCATTCAGACTCAGAACCTGACCCTCCTGTTCTGTTTGTCGCAGACTTAAATGATGAACTGTTAAATGGTTCTTATCTGACTGTCACATTACAGCGGCCATCAAAGGCCAAACGGGATCCTGGGTCTATTGTACCCAAACTGGAGGCAGCCATGTCTCCTTGCACTCCTGGTAATGCTGATTTACTCCAGCGCAAATCGCTTAACAAATTTCGCCAGAAAAACGGCAGCACTGTCTCCACTGGAAATGGTCTATCACAACCCAAAGCCAGTCAAGCATTAGGCCGACATACACGCCACAGAAGTTTGAACCTTGATGGTAGAGCATCAccttcctccacctcctctcgCTCTTCcatttctcctcctcctcctcctcccctgaTATCCACTGCTGGCTTCTCCCCTCCTTCCCTCCTCACTCATCCCTCATTCCGGGATGTAGGGAACGAGCCAGGGTGTGAGAAGGAGGTGTGGGTGTCAGTGTTTCGGTACCTGAGCCGAACAGATCTGGCTGTGTGCATGCGGGTTTGCAAGGCCTGGTATAAATG gttttatgATAAGCGTTTGTGGACTCGAATAGATTTCAGTAGATGTCGCTCTCTCAGTGGTCAGGCTGTGTCCGCTATTATTAAACGGCAGCCTATCACACTTGACCTGTCCTGGACACCTGTTTCCAAGAAACAAATCACCTGTCTTATCCACTATCTCCCAG GACTGAAGGATCTGATCATGTCAGGCTGTTCTTCATCAACTCTTTTGGGCTTAAGTTCTCAGAGCCTCCCATGTCTCCGCACGCTGGACCTGTCCTGGGCTGAAAGCATCAAAGACGCTCAGCTCAGAGACCTCCTCGCGCCATCAG GTAGTGAAAATCGCAGCAGGCTGAAAGGTGTGTTAACGTTGCGGCTATCTGGTCTGGATTTGAGTGACTCGACACTGAAGCTGATAATTAAACACATGCCGTTGCTGAGGAGGTTAGACCTGTCGCATTGCCCTGTCCTTACAGACCAGTCCATCAGCCTGCTTGCAGCTATTGGCTCTAACACACGCAGCACTCTGAGAGAGATCACCCTTGCAG GTTGTAATAAGTTAACAGATGCGTGCCTAAATTATATGAAGCGCCTCTCGGCTCTCACTCTCCTGGACCTGCGGGGCTGCAAGGGTATCACGCGACATGGCTGTGAAAACTTCATTTCTGACCTTTCCTACTGCACCTTCTTTTGTCTGACTGAGGATAAACTCATCCAGAGGATAtcttaa
- the kdm2aa gene encoding lysine (K)-specific demethylase 2Aa isoform X1 codes for MEDRVETLTLVDGDVLRKRGRKRKRRKGDEDVTLKRSGTRRRYHDDGISDDEIEGKRTFDLEEKVYSDRFGFDRIKRMEGKDFTFEFIQRGGLRDPIIFERPDGLGIKMPGSDFTVNDVKMYVGSRRMIDVMDVATQKDTEMSMAQWRRYYETPPSQREKLYNVISLEFSHTKLENLVRRPATVDIIDWVDNMWPRHLKERQRDSTNSILEMQYPKVQKYCLMSVQGCYTDFHIDFGGTSVWYHILRGCKVFWLIPPTPQNLELYENWVLSGKQGDIFLGDRATDCQRIELKQGFTFIIPSGWIHAVYTPLDTLVFGGNFLHSFNIPMQLNICSIEDRTRVAAKFRYPFFYEMCWYVLERYVYSLTNTSYLIPEFQKHSLGIGLKREFSSSEALNGHVKDEDDPPSPPTRPGMKVHMTPFELEGLSNLLGKLESLPSHKKCVPAGIHNAPALLHDMRALLNEHTNDNPKLSYTGRPIVKWPKRPSWYQPPPPPAPVGRPKLATTPILPRPTKPASAMSALRRRRVRCKRCEACRRPECGECNFCRDMKKFGGPGKLKQTCVLRQCLAPGLPLSAVCEICEEGNQDPGEELMECSNCAQIAHPGCLKVAGDGLVNKDLPSCWECPKCVLGKDTDSESSGSGDDLTTQDGSGGLRGGAWHGVGRPPSSLSHGPLQKQVAAPEQRLRKRSKLEGNKLLKRKSSSLDHRVAKIYRRHGMDSGSDDEDGEGRRRLSLHSRGAISARRGFGSSRRGLLRGSSHRGGRGMTTNSSSLKMRRGLGARGERGGRVRLRGGSKMQRRRYETEDDDDDDDDDDDDDDDEEEEEDESEEERHMGRHEREHRSRRRRRRGEDDDEDEDDESEEQDFDGEDEEMEDLDDGAEEDDDEGENHSDSEPDPPVLFVADLNDELLNGSYLTVTLQRPSKAKRDPGSIVPKLEAAMSPCTPGNADLLQRKSLNKFRQKNGSTVSTGNGLSQPKASQALGRHTRHRSLNLDGRASPSSTSSRSSISPPPPPPLISTAGFSPPSLLTHPSFRDVGNEPGCEKEVWVSVFRYLSRTDLAVCMRVCKAWYKWFYDKRLWTRIDFSRCRSLSGQAVSAIIKRQPITLDLSWTPVSKKQITCLIHYLPGLKDLIMSGCSSSTLLGLSSQSLPCLRTLDLSWAESIKDAQLRDLLAPSGQLRSENRSRLKGVLTLRLSGLDLSDSTLKLIIKHMPLLRRLDLSHCPVLTDQSISLLAAIGSNTRSTLREITLAGCNKLTDACLNYMKRLSALTLLDLRGCKGITRHGCENFISDLSYCTFFCLTEDKLIQRIS; via the exons ATTTTACATTTGAGTTCATCCAGAGAGGCGGGCTAAGAGATCCAATTATCTTTGAACGACCAGATGGACTTGGAATCAA aatgCCAGGTTCAGACTTCACTGTGAACGATGTGAAGATGTATGTGG GCAGTCGGCGAATGATTGACGTGATGGATGTGGCCACTCAGAAGGATACAGAGATGTCTATGGCACAGTGGAGGCGATACTACGAGACCCCGCCTTCTCAGAGAGAGAAGCTGTACAATGTCATCAGCTTGGAGTTTAGCCACACCAAACTAGAAAATTTAGTCAGGAGACCTGCAACG GTGGATATAATAGATTGGGTGGATAATATGTGGCCACGACACTTAAAGGAAAGGCAAAGAGACTCCACCAACTCCATCCTTGAAATGCAGTACCCTAAAGTGCAAAA ATACTGTCTGATGAGCGTGCAGGGCTGTTACACAGACTTCCACATAGACTTTGGAGGCACATCTGTGTGGTACCACATACTGCGAGGATGCAAg GTATTTTGGTTGATTCCTCCGACACCACAGAACCTGGAGCTCTATGAGAACTGGGTGCTGTCTGGAAAGCAAGGCGACATCTTCCTTGGAGACAGGGCTACAGATTGTCAACGGATTGAGCTCAAGCAGGGCTTTACGTTTATTATCCCATCAG GTTGGATTCATGCAGTGTATACTCCTTTGGACACTCTTGTGTTTGGTGGAAATTTCCTACATAGTTTTAACATCCCCATGCAGCTTAATATCTGCAGCATTGAAGACAGGACACGG GTGGCTGCTAAATTTCGCTACCCTTTTTTTTATGAGATGTGTTGGTATGTGCTGGAACGGTATGTGTACAGTCTGACCAACACCTCCTACCTCATCCCTGAGTTTCAGAAACACTCTCTAGGCATCG gcCTTAAGCGAGAATTTTCTAGTTCTGAAGCATTGAATGGTCATGTAAAGGATGAAGATGATCCTCCCTCTCCTCCAACTCGGCCAGGGATGAAAGTTCACATGACTCCTTTTGAGCTGGAAGGTTTATCGAATTTGCTCGGAAAACTAGAATCTCTTCCCTCACACAAAAAATGTGTCCCTGCAGGAATACACAATGCACCTGCCTTGCTCCATGACATGCGG GCATTACTTAATGAACACACCAATGATAACCCTAAACTTTCATACACTGGAAGACCCATTGTTAAATGGCCAAAGAGG CCCTCCTGGTACCAGCCTCCCCCGCCCCCTGCCCCAGTAGGTCGTCCCAAATTAGCCACCACCCCAATCCTCCCTCGTCCAACAAAGCCAGCATCAGCAATGTCAGCACTGCGGCGGCGGCGCGTGCGCTGTAAGCGTTGTGAGGCATGTCGAAGGCCAGAATGTGGCGAGTGCAATTTCTGCAGAGATATGAAGAAATTTGGTGGCCCTGGCAAACTGAAACAGACATGTGTCCTTCGTCAGTGTCTTGCT CCTGGCTTACCTCTCTCAGCGGTATGTGAAATTTGTGAAGAAGGGAACCAGGATCCTGGAGAAGAACTCATGGAATGCTCCAACTGTGCACAAATTGCTCATCCTGGCTGCTTAAAG gtGGCAGGTGATGGTTTAGTTAACAAAGATCTGCCCAGTTGCTGGGAATGTCCCAAATGTGTCCTGGGCAAAGACACGGACTCTGAG TCATCGGGCAGCGGTGATGACCTCACGACTCAGGATGGGTCGGGGGGGCTGAGGGGCGGGGCGTGGCACGGGGTCGGGCGGCCCCCTTCCTCTCTGTCACATGGGCCGCTACAGAAACAAGTGGCGGCCCCAGAGCAGCGGCTCAGGAAGAGG agCAAATTGGAAGGAAACAAATTGCTT AAACGCAAGTCATCCTCTCTTGATCATCGTGTGGCTAAGATCTATCGCAGACATGGAATGGATTCAGGCAGTGATGATGAGGATGGAGAAGGAAGAAGGCGGCTCTCTCTCCACTCAAGGGGTGCAATATCTGCTCGCCGTGGATTTGGGTCCAGTAGGCGGGGCCTGTTAAGAGGCTCATCACATCGAGGGGGCAGAGGGATGACCACAAATTCCTCCTCCCTGAAAATGAGGCGCGGACTTGGTGCAAGGGGTGAGCGGGGAGGTCGTGTTCGTTTACGAGGGGGGTCCAAAATGCAGCGGAGGCGTTATGAAACAGAggacgacgacgacgatgacgacgacgatgatgatgacgatgatgatgaggaggaggaagaggatgaaaGTGAAGAAGAAAGACACATGGGCAGGCATGAAAGGGAACACCGTTCACGACGGCGGCGCCGCAGAGGTGAAGATGATGACGAAGATGAGGACGATGAAAGTGAAGAACAAGACTTTGATGGAGAGGATGAAGAGATGGAGGACCTGGATGATGGAGcggaggaagatgatgatgagggtgaAAACCATTCAGACTCAGAACCTGACCCTCCTGTTCTGTTTGTCGCAGACTTAAATGATGAACTGTTAAATGGTTCTTATCTGACTGTCACATTACAGCGGCCATCAAAGGCCAAACGGGATCCTGGGTCTATTGTACCCAAACTGGAGGCAGCCATGTCTCCTTGCACTCCTGGTAATGCTGATTTACTCCAGCGCAAATCGCTTAACAAATTTCGCCAGAAAAACGGCAGCACTGTCTCCACTGGAAATGGTCTATCACAACCCAAAGCCAGTCAAGCATTAGGCCGACATACACGCCACAGAAGTTTGAACCTTGATGGTAGAGCATCAccttcctccacctcctctcgCTCTTCcatttctcctcctcctcctcctcccctgaTATCCACTGCTGGCTTCTCCCCTCCTTCCCTCCTCACTCATCCCTCATTCCGGGATGTAGGGAACGAGCCAGGGTGTGAGAAGGAGGTGTGGGTGTCAGTGTTTCGGTACCTGAGCCGAACAGATCTGGCTGTGTGCATGCGGGTTTGCAAGGCCTGGTATAAATG gttttatgATAAGCGTTTGTGGACTCGAATAGATTTCAGTAGATGTCGCTCTCTCAGTGGTCAGGCTGTGTCCGCTATTATTAAACGGCAGCCTATCACACTTGACCTGTCCTGGACACCTGTTTCCAAGAAACAAATCACCTGTCTTATCCACTATCTCCCAG GACTGAAGGATCTGATCATGTCAGGCTGTTCTTCATCAACTCTTTTGGGCTTAAGTTCTCAGAGCCTCCCATGTCTCCGCACGCTGGACCTGTCCTGGGCTGAAAGCATCAAAGACGCTCAGCTCAGAGACCTCCTCGCGCCATCAGGTCAACTGC GTAGTGAAAATCGCAGCAGGCTGAAAGGTGTGTTAACGTTGCGGCTATCTGGTCTGGATTTGAGTGACTCGACACTGAAGCTGATAATTAAACACATGCCGTTGCTGAGGAGGTTAGACCTGTCGCATTGCCCTGTCCTTACAGACCAGTCCATCAGCCTGCTTGCAGCTATTGGCTCTAACACACGCAGCACTCTGAGAGAGATCACCCTTGCAG GTTGTAATAAGTTAACAGATGCGTGCCTAAATTATATGAAGCGCCTCTCGGCTCTCACTCTCCTGGACCTGCGGGGCTGCAAGGGTATCACGCGACATGGCTGTGAAAACTTCATTTCTGACCTTTCCTACTGCACCTTCTTTTGTCTGACTGAGGATAAACTCATCCAGAGGATAtcttaa